The following coding sequences lie in one bacterium genomic window:
- the ggt gene encoding gamma-glutamyltransferase, whose amino-acid sequence MSNRLCVSITFVLLVCSSVTWAATRKPAYAPNVMIASADTHATRAGLQILKEGGNAADAAVAVAFALGVSEGYSSGIGGGCFIVVHMADGRSAAIDGREVAPSRASRLMFVPRKDSDRTDLSLYSSLAAGVPGEVAALDLLAQDFGTLPFSQLLEPAASLADTGFIVNDYYSGVLKVYADRLAADPGSLEVYFNEWGAPYASGERFVQRDLAETLRRMQTHGAADFYSGETARRFVKFMERSGGIIGERDLASYRAVRLEPLRGSYRGFDVVTMPLPSSGGVHLLQILNILEGFPLSYLGAGSSEALHLVAEAMNLAFADRAEFLGDPAFTPVPVSALIHKAYADTLRKAISRTSHFSNPAPGAAWEFQSRIEHHTTHFCVVDADGNAVSVTATVNTPFATGITVPGTGILLNNEMDDFVTQPGKANYFGLVGKAANEIEPGKKPLSSMTPTVLLRDGRPYMLAGGAGGPRIITATLLAILNSVDHGLDIQQSVDLPRIHAQWTPDRLFMEPEHTFDVQRGLSERGHIIEIGPAKSRVQAILADTLRGGWQGAADSRGTGAAIGF is encoded by the coding sequence TTGTCTAACCGCCTTTGCGTCTCGATAACATTTGTTCTGCTGGTTTGCTCGTCGGTCACGTGGGCCGCAACACGCAAGCCGGCCTACGCTCCGAACGTCATGATCGCAAGCGCCGACACGCATGCAACGCGTGCCGGACTGCAAATCCTGAAGGAAGGCGGGAATGCCGCCGATGCAGCCGTCGCGGTCGCATTCGCACTCGGAGTGTCGGAAGGATACTCAAGTGGTATCGGAGGCGGCTGCTTCATCGTCGTGCACATGGCGGACGGCCGTTCCGCGGCAATCGATGGACGGGAAGTTGCACCGAGTCGCGCGTCACGGCTGATGTTCGTGCCGCGCAAAGATTCAGATCGCACAGATTTGTCTCTCTACTCCTCGCTCGCGGCGGGTGTGCCGGGTGAAGTCGCCGCGCTCGACTTGCTGGCACAGGACTTCGGGACGTTGCCATTTTCGCAATTGCTGGAGCCTGCGGCATCACTTGCGGACACCGGATTCATCGTCAATGACTACTATTCCGGAGTCCTAAAAGTCTATGCGGACCGCCTTGCGGCTGACCCGGGTTCGCTGGAGGTCTACTTCAACGAATGGGGCGCGCCTTACGCGAGCGGAGAGCGTTTCGTGCAACGCGACTTGGCGGAGACGCTGCGCCGCATGCAGACTCATGGTGCCGCAGACTTCTATTCCGGTGAAACCGCGCGCCGCTTCGTAAAGTTTATGGAGCGAAGCGGGGGAATAATCGGTGAACGTGACTTAGCCTCGTATCGGGCCGTCAGGCTTGAGCCTCTACGCGGAAGCTATCGCGGGTTTGACGTCGTGACCATGCCGCTGCCGAGTTCAGGCGGCGTTCACCTGCTGCAAATCCTGAATATTCTGGAGGGATTTCCGCTCTCTTATCTCGGTGCCGGCTCGTCAGAGGCCTTGCACTTGGTAGCCGAGGCTATGAACCTCGCCTTTGCCGACCGCGCGGAGTTCTTGGGAGATCCGGCGTTCACGCCTGTTCCAGTCAGCGCGTTGATTCATAAGGCATATGCCGACACGCTGCGCAAGGCGATTTCACGAACCTCGCATTTCAGCAATCCCGCGCCCGGCGCCGCATGGGAGTTTCAGTCGCGGATTGAACACCATACGACCCACTTCTGTGTGGTTGATGCCGATGGCAATGCGGTGTCGGTGACTGCCACGGTGAACACTCCGTTCGCAACCGGCATAACTGTTCCGGGCACGGGGATACTCCTGAATAACGAAATGGATGACTTTGTCACCCAACCTGGAAAGGCGAACTACTTCGGGTTGGTCGGCAAGGCAGCAAACGAGATCGAGCCGGGCAAGAAGCCCTTGTCATCCATGACTCCGACTGTCCTCTTGCGCGACGGCAGGCCGTACATGCTGGCGGGCGGAGCGGGCGGGCCAAGAATCATCACGGCGACCCTGCTGGCAATCCTGAATTCGGTGGATCACGGGCTGGACATTCAGCAGTCCGTTGACCTCCCCAGAATTCATGCTCAGTGGACGCCTGATCGCCTCTTCATGGAGCCTGAACACACGTTCGATGTTCAGCGAGGACTCTCCGAACGCGGCCACATCATCGAGATTGGTCCAGCTAAGTCCCGTGTTCAAGCTATTTTGGCTGACACGTTGCGGGGAGGATGGCAGGGCGCCGCCGACAGCAGAGGAACTGGCGCGGCCATTGGATTCTGA